The nucleotide window TGATCACCGCCTCCTCGTCGAGGCCTGCACCAAGTTGCTGGAACCGGAGTGCGACATCGCGGGATCCGTGGGTGACGGCCGCGCGCTGCTGCTCACGGCGCGCAAGCTCCGTCCGGACGTCGTGGTGCTGGACATCGGCATGCCGTTGCTCAACGGCTTGGATGCCGGGCGCCGGCTGAAAACCATGATGCCGGAGGTCAAGCTCGTCTTCCTCACGATGAACGAGGATCCGGATCTCATGACGGAGGCCTTCCATATCGGCGCCTCGGGGTATCTCCTCAAGAGCTCGACCGCCTCAGAATTGTCGAGCGCTATCCACGCGGCGATGGAAGGCAAGGTCTACATCGGCTCGGGAGCGGCCGGCGGGATGGTCGAGGCCGATGTCGAGACCGGTCACCGCCCGATGGCAAGCCGACTGACGCTGCGCCAGCGTGAGGTGCTCCAGCTTCTCGCCGAAGGCTATTCGATGAAGGAAGCGGCGGGCATACTCGACGTGACTCCCCGCACCGTCGCGTTTCATAAGTATCGGATCATGGAGCAGTTTCAGGTGAAGAACAACGCCGAGCTGTATCAA belongs to Nitrospira sp. and includes:
- a CDS encoding response regulator transcription factor; the encoded protein is MQRPRVLFADDHRLLVEACTKLLEPECDIAGSVGDGRALLLTARKLRPDVVVLDIGMPLLNGLDAGRRLKTMMPEVKLVFLTMNEDPDLMTEAFHIGASGYLLKSSTASELSSAIHAAMEGKVYIGSGAAGGMVEADVETGHRPMASRLTLRQREVLQLLAEGYSMKEAAGILDVTPRTVAFHKYRIMEQFQVKNNAELYQFALKQSLVPSSRRN